The following coding sequences are from one Plasmodium coatneyi strain Hackeri chromosome 11, complete sequence window:
- a CDS encoding Myosin-like protein: protein MRSAEDTNFKEGDIVWYENQPSSPEHNADNNTLFTLCRIIHKKDDDEVMLSRHSDYNGNLFMSKVNSLHKANHLFTLDQNDMIKLKHINDPTLLHHLHERFKNRKYYTKMGPLLLFVNPNMNLNLSNQETIHMHKFSNTPREGNLNEYSVALSALRNLSILKRNQSIIVTGESGSGKSEITKNILNFLAYQVEGTASIQGDESEANQPNEPNEPNEPNEPVESNQPNQVNFGEMIAHMNVLLDAFGSAKTGKNNNSSRLSKFFTLHMDEKGRVKSMHVKKFLFEKDRLIGGSGTGDDEMGSEQERERENSFNIFYYILNGSSEKFKEMYYLKDVKYYRMLCSRGSVRNGNTASVGNNTMQDDDMNEDQVNDETTNEKVSPTDESAKFLELLKSMNYFFDDDKEIDFVFSVLSALLLLGNVETMKMLRQKSFLRKSFLCESSLNYEELQNFLEDSNEDLIIDENVKNFLLASKLLGMNPQELVKYFTTNYVFNDILLMKVHNEMKIHRKIESFIRTTYEELFNWILHKVNCKLGTLTGEEVGGHQRGNIEGNYINVLDLAYFENGEKNSLGELLVNTCNEAIRKMVVDSLFKRRIELCMEEGIIEASSGCNFHQIDNEGLYNVLVQNGEESLFSYLESLSMRKVTEKSNLHSLIVKKFATQGGYIKGALSTISGEESRKSPPSSSFVIVHSYGEVCYSSEHLISQNIDILTNNFIDLMKKSGNPYLEQLCCSYNYDPSGNIVEEKRRYSIQSALKLFRRKYESKNQMAVTMVRNSLVELMKVKESTFCHFIFCMNSNHNREKKGGEVINLFDERVVFDQVQRMSLSQFRQLKGAGLFPHAFYFEELLDLLEGPAENNAEAEEGEATNEEATNEETNNEEATEGEVMENSVETAEVEATNEENEGSGEATNEENEGDGEATNEEATNEEAVNEETAKEEVAEGEVAEGKGQDYPHANAKKRIEHMMILHNISKSEWAMGSNRIFLTDVSLRILMQKKWEQYRQKMLPKWVATLNGDEKANPEGDESACKITGLMNLECVRISQVYKKEDANMIYQMVKPGMDSESKEGNSWTKELMQLINLERIKELYSSGGDKGKDDRAWTVDVCGMGDVSMEKGGDSHQNQEGNPNQTSVEMCGIMNILNNVPTCSPTDIPLNGSCTCGMGMPNFCSRHSPSEEIKSEGSPDESVVAEVEEIGEVEQGETKPVDVQPGEVNLGEVNLDEVEPEEVELEPVEEGEANGEPVEEELSNGEQLNVEESNGEVPEDDLAEEEHATNSDEEEKKEGSTANNDTADVGEPQEHELDVEEGGSVPGEVDTGEAGEDGTEEAVLGVEVVNLKDEEAEEELVMGEVDVEAVNDEPNEGEVDVEAVNDEPNEGEVDVEAVNDEPNEVVIEMAKEESMEGDDIEEEMPQGEELEVQALEVEVNEEEVDNVEVVDEVEAADAVEPSDMVETLDETNPFTEVDAANQMNPFDEVDAADDVNPPQQEDENSTKDETKNPREEDVDEEYIEYNLNCFKATASKKMGDLNKMLLSCAGDEVNMVQNMLDCYLCTEEGNHYEHCFIEPNFWNPLDVGENGLTEYTAELRNPKQKHLLLSHLNEKYITHSDEKIHLMNILKNMVTSMEYVHNRKWNIFFTSSDYYFKSYVSNEDHLCLQNDSADLNEKVMFNEECNYHKDKKHKMHKHRYSTIVEYLTLPTGKDIHEICLSNNADKKYIKNNYRILCFRSRKGSKLDFMNAKAFYTSIEYKKVKTKNITHVHTDFSYMDDKMKRNFKQHVINEFINNPTISMEELGNSLLNLATYFYYENRGSWCVFVSKRRAFTGVINIVKNRYIRMTAKNKTKKYHIVLFETPV from the coding sequence TTTAAGAACAGAAAATATTACACAAAGATGGGTCCGTTACTGTTATTTGTAAACCCTAATATGAACTTGAACCTAAGCAATCAAGAAACCATTCACATGCACAAGTTTTCGAACACCCCTAGAGAAGGAAACTTGAATGAGTATAGCGTTGCTCTTTCTGCGCTGCGAAATTTGAgcatattaaaaaggaatcaGTCCATTATCGTGACTGGTGAGTCTGGCTCAGGGAAGAGCGAAATCAcgaagaatattttaaacTTTCTGGCGTACCAAGTGGAGGGTACAGCCAGCATTCAGGGTGATGAAAGCGAAGCGAACCAACCTAACGAACCAAACGAACCAAATGAACCAAATGAACCGGTTGAGTCTAACCAACCGAACCAAGTGAACTTCGGCGAAATGATAGCCCACATGAACGTCCTTTTGGACGCCTTCGGGAGTGCCAAAAcggggaagaacaacaactCCAGTAGGTTGTCCAAGTTCTTCACTTTACACATGGATGAGAAGGGGCGTGTAAAATCCATGCACGTGAAGAAGTTCCTTTTCGAGAAGGACAGGCTGATCGGGGGGAGCGGGACGGGAGACGACGAAATGGGCAGTGAACAGGAACGCGAACGCGAAAATTCtttcaacattttttactACATCCTGAACGGGTCAAGTGAGAAGTTCAAGGAAATGTACTACCTGAAGGATGTGAAGTATTACAGGATGTTGTGTTCGAGGGGTTCAGTGCGGAATGGTAATACTGCATCTGTGGGCAACAACACGATGCAGGATGACGATATGAACGAGGATCAGGTGAATGACGAAACGACGAATGAGAAAGTATCCCCAACAGACGAGTCGGCAAAATTTCTTGAACTGCTAAAATCGATGAATTACTTTTTTGATGACGACAAGGAAATCGACTTTGTCTTTTCCGTCCTCTCGGCATTGTTACTTCTGGGGAATGTAGAAACGATGAAAATGCTTCGACAGAAATCGTTCCTAAGAAAGAGCTTCCTGTGTGAAAGTTCACTCAACTATGAGGAGTTACAGAATTTTTTGGAAGACTCAAATGAAGATTTAATAATCGATGAGAACGTGAAAAACTTTCTCCTAGCTAGTAAGCTGCTGGGTATGAATCCACAAGAACTGGTGAAATACTTCACCACAAATTACGTGTTCAATGATATTCTTCTTATGAAGGTACATAACGAGATGAAGATCCATAGGAAAATAGAATCCTTCATTAGGACCACTTACGAGGAGTTATTTAATTGGATTTTGCACAAGGTGAACTGCAAGTTGGGGACGTTAACTGGTGAAGAGGTGGGGGGTCATCAGAGGGGAAATATCGAGGGGAATTACATAAACGTTCTCGATTTGGCCTACTTTGAGAACGGGGAAAAGAATTCCCTCGGTGAATTATTAGTTAATACTTGCAATGAAGCGATTCGTAAGATGGTGGTAGATTCTTTATTCAAGAGGAGGATAGAGCTGTGTATGGAAGAAGGTATAATAGAAGCATCCTCTGGCTGTAACTTCCACCAGATAGACAACGAAGGGTTATACAATGTGTTGGTTCAGAATGGGGAGGAGTCTCTCTTTTCCTACTTGGAATCTCTATCCATGAGGAAGGTCACTGAGAAGAGCAACCTGCACTCTTTAATAGTGAAAAAGTTTGCCACGCAGGGAGGGTACATAAAGGGGGCCCTTTCCACTATATCGGGGGAGGAGAGCAGGAAGTCCCccccctcttcctccttcgtcATCGTCCATTCTTATGGTGAAGTGTGCTACTCGTCTGAGCATCTCATCAGTCAGAATATTGATATACTTACGAATAACTTTATTGACTTGATGAAGAAGTCGGGGAACCCCTACTTAGAACAACTCTGCTGCAGTTACAATTATGACCCCTCTGGGAATATAGTGGAGGAGAAGAGACGCTACAGCATTCAGTCTGCTCTGAAATTATTCAGAAGGAAGTATGAGTCCAAAAACCAAATGGCTGTTACTATGGTGAGGAATAGCTTGGTTGAACTGATGAAGGTGAAGGAGAGTACCTTTTGCCACTTTATATTTTGCATGAATTCCAACCATAATAGggagaagaaagggggggaggttATTAACCTGTTTGATGAGAGGGTCGTCTTCGACCAGGTGCAGAGGATGTCCCTCTCTCAGTTCAGACAGCTCAAAGGCGCTGGGCTCTTTCCCCACGCGTTTTACTTCGAGGAGTTGCTGGACCTGTTGGAGGGCCCAGCGGAAAATAACGCGGAAGCGGAAGAGGGAGAAGCAACCAATGAAGAAGCAACCAATGAAGAAACAAACAATGAAGAAGCTACGGAGGGAGAAGTGATGGAAAATAGCGTGGAAACCGCTGAGGTAGAAGCaacaaatgaggaaaatgaaggaagcggagaagcaacaaatgaggaaaatgaaggagacGGAGAAGCGACAAATGAAGAAGCGACAAATGAAGAAGCGGTAAATGAAGAAAcggcaaaagaagaagttgcGGAGGGGGAAGTTGCTGAGGGGAAGGGCCAGGATTATCCCCACGCAAACGCCAAGAAGCGCATCGAACATATGATGATATTGCACAATATCAGTAAGAGCGAGTGGGCCATGGGATCAAACCGAATCTTCCTCACGGACGTCTCTTTAAGAATTCTCATGCAGAAGAAGTGGGAACAGTACAGACAGAAGATGCTTCCTAAGTGGGTTGCAACACTGAACGGTGATGAAAAGGCGAACCCTGAAGGGGATGAATCTGCCTGCAAAATAACAGGGTTGATGAACCTAGAGTGCGTGAGAATAAGCCAAGTGTACAAGAAAGAGGATGCTAATATGATCTACCAGATGGTGAAGCCAGGAATGGATTCCGAGTCGAAAGAGGGGAACAGTTGGACCAAGGAACTCATGCAACTTATAAACCTAGAAAGGATAAAGGAGTTGTATAGTTCCGGAGGGGATAAAGGAAAGGACGACCGGGCGTGGACAGTCGATGTGTGTGGCATGGGTGATGTGTCcatggaaaaaggaggagactCTCACCAGAACCAAGAAGGTAATCCCAATCAGACCTCAGTAGAAATGTGTGGtattatgaatatattaaataacgTGCCTACATGCAGCCCTACGGATATACCCCTGAACGGAAGCTGCACCTGCGGCATGGGAATGCCTAACTTCTGCAGCAGGCATTCTCCGTCTGAGGAGATAAAGTCGGAGGGCAGCCCGGATGAGAGCGTAGTGGCTGAAGTGGAGGAAATAGGAGAGGTCGAACAGGGAGAAACTAAACCAGTTGACGTCCAACCGGGAGAAGTGAACCTGGGAGAAGTGAACCTGGACGAAGTCGAACCTGAGGAAGTAGAACTGGAACCTGttgaagaaggagaagcgAACGGAGAACCAGTCGAGGAAGAGTTATCAAATGGGGAGCAGCTCAATGTGGAAGAATCAAATGGGGAAGTCCCGGAGGATGACCTGGCCGAGGAGGAACACGCTACAAACAGtgacgaagaggaaaagaaggaaggaagcaccGCAAACAATGACACGGCAGATGTAGGGGAACCACAGGAACACGAGTTAGATGTGGAAGAGGGTGGCTCTGTACCGGGTGAAGTAGACACCGGTGAGGCTGGTGAGGATGGCACGGAGGAAGCGGTGCTTGGGGTGGAAGTGGTCAATTTGAAAGATGAAGAAGCAGAGGAGGAACTTGTTATGGGGGAGGTAGATGTAGAAGCGGTGAATGATGAGCCGAACGAAGGGGAGGTAGATGTGGAGGCGGTGAATGATGAGCCGAACGAAGGGGAGGTAGATGTAGAGGCGGTGAACGATGAGCCGAATGAGGTGGTGATAGAGATGGCGAAGGAGGAATCAATGGAGGGGGACGACATAGAAGAGGAGATGCCCCAAGGGGAGGAGCTCGAGGTGCAGGCACTGGAAGTGGAGgtaaatgaagaagaggtaGACAATGTGGAAGTGGTAGATGAGGTGGAAGCGGCAGATGCGGTAGAACCATCAGACATGGTGGAAACGTTGGACGAGACGAACCCCTTCACCGAGGTAGATGCAGCGAACCAGATGAACCCGTTCGACGAGGTAGACGCAGCCGATGATGTGAACCCTCCGCAGCAAGAGGACGAAAACTCAACGAAGGACGAAACAAAGAACCCGAGGGAGGAAGATGTAGATGAGGAATATATTGAGTACAATCTGAACTGCTTTAAAGCAACGgcatcaaaaaaaatgggagatCTAAATAAGATGTTATTGAGTTGCGCTGGAGATGAAGTAAATATGGTGCAGAACATGTTGGACTGTTACTTATGTACCGAAGAAGGGAATCATTATGAGCATTGTTTTATAGAACCCAATTTTTGGAACCCCTTAGATGTAGGGGAAAACGGGTTGACAGAATACACGGCAGAATTAAGGAACCCAAAGCAGAAGCACTTACTGTTGAGTCACCTAAATGAGAAGTATATCACCCATTCGGATGAGAAGATACAtctaatgaacattttaaaaaatatggtcACTAGCAtggaatatgtgcacaacaGAAAGTGGAACATCTTTTTTACATCGTCCGATTATTACTTTAAGTCTTATGTCTCTAACGAAGATCACTTGTGCTTGCAAAACGACTCCGCCGACTTAAACGAAAAGGTCATGTTTAACGAAGAGTGCAACTACCACAAGGATAAGAAGCACAAAATGCATAAGCATAGATATAGTACCATCGTGGAGTATTTAACTCTCCCCACAGGGAAGGACATCCACGAAATTTGTCTTTCCAACAATGCAGataaaaagtatataaaaaataattacaggATTCTTTGTTTCCGATCGAGGAAGGGTTCTAAATTGGACTTTATGAATGCCAAGGCGTTTTATACATCCATAGAATATAAGAAGGTCAAGACGAAAAACATAACTCATGTGCACACAGACTTCTCCTACATGGATGATAAGATGAAGCGCAATTTCAAGCAGCACGTAATTAATGAGTTCATTAACAACCCCACTATCAGCATGGAAGAGTTGGGAAACAGCTTGCTCAATTTGGCCACCTACTTTTACTACGAAAATCGGGGTTCCTGGTGTGTCTTCGTGTCGAAGAGGCGTGCCTTCACGGGGGTTATCAACATTGTTAAGAATAGGTACATACGTATGACGGCGAAGAATAAGACGAAGAAGTACCACATCGTGCTGTTCGAGACGCCAGTctga